atagcacttattaacttttaaaaaatatatataattatataaatgtgctattaacttgatttatcatctatttagtaatatctttgattctatagtcttaaagtttaattattcaacttatatccataattatactTTTAGTATCTAAATTGTATCTGtatttgtttaaaataaatatagatatgaattgtTGTATCTGAATAATATATGTATTTGAATTTCTCAGacaaaatagatataaatatggatatgttgGTACCGTATCTATATCTAATCCATTTTCAATCCTATAGTAATTTGAAGAGGGATATGTGGTAGACCGACAAAGTGAAAAGAATAGCATTAATGAGAGTGAGTCTACCTCTAAAAGAGAGGAGTTTAGCTTTCCAAACAACAAGCCTAAATTCAACTTTTGGGATTAGAGGAAACCAATCAAATTTGGAAAATTTTTTGCCTTTTGGGAAAGGCCCTAATACTTGAGTAGGAGATGGGAGGGTTTACAATTTAAGAAAGAAGACCAATCCTTAGCTTAGACCATATTTGGATTGATGTGCAAGATGGAgctttttcaaaaattaattaagaggTCGGACATTGATTCAAAGACATAAAGAATGAGCTTAAGAGAAGTTAAGTACTCTTTTGTGGCTTTAGCAAAAATAAAGATATCATTTATACATTACAGAATTTTGAATCCATCAAGACAAAAATATATACTCAGCCCTGCAAACAGATTGCATTGAGTTGACCTATCAAGTAGTTTAGAAGAAGAATcagtagtaaaaataaaaaaagtggtGATATTGATCCAATTCCTAATATGCTATTAACATTGGCCACCACTTTAGAGGGAGAAAGGATGTTACTGATCCATTGGATCCATTTTGGTAGGAAGCCTTTATGAGTAAGCAATCTTAAGAGAAAATCAATATTGAGCTTATCGAAGGTCTTAGAGAAGTCTAACTTGCTGATGATATTTTTTGAAGGGTCCTTGCATGCAAAGAAGAGAATTTTATGAGCATGGATAATGTTATCCATAATTGAACGACCTTTGATATAGGCAGCTTAAgcaaaatctaataaaaaatccAAGAAATGATAGGATAGTTGGCCAAGTTTTTGGAAGTGATTTTCATGCAATCATTGATGAAGCTAATAGGACAAAAGTCTGAAGGATTATTAACAACGTCTTTTTTGGAGATGATGGCAAGATAAGCATAATTGATGCAAGAAAGGCTTAAGTTATTCTTATGGAGCTTATTGAAAAGGGCCCTAATGTCAAAGGTAATTAGACCCCAGAAGAATTGAAAAGGTAGATGGAAAAAATATTTGGGTCTAGACTCTTATCTCTATTAAACTCGAAAACAGCTTCCTTAACTTTATCAAGTGAAAAAGGTATATCATATCCTTAAGATTTGGAGGGGGAGGAAGGATACAACTAATCCCAATCAAGACCGATATGGGCAtcaatgttgaagatcttcttaaggAGGGAAGTGAAGATATTCAGAATCCCCAAGATCCTTGATGAATTGCCCGTTCCAAAGAAGATGAGAAATTCAATTGAATTTTCTCTAAAAATTGACTACTTTATGAAAGTAAGTAGTATTATTATCATCTTCCTCAAGCTATTTCACCTTGGCTCTCTATTTCCAATAAATCTCTTCATTCTTATGGATAAAAAGAAGCTTCTCTCTATAAGCTATTCTTTCTTCCCAATTTGAGGCTAGCAAGGGGTAAGTTTCTTTCTTATGGTCCAACAAAAAGATCTTACTAAGGAGATCATTTTTTGTGGCCTTATCTACTACCTTAATTTTTGCATTTCatgccttgggagctgctctagTTTTTCTCATCTTCAGCACAATGGTGGCAATGACATCATTAGTTGGAAAGATAGAATTCGCCACAACATCATTGATAGAATCATTAGATAGCCAAGATCTTTCGCATCGAAATGGGCCTTTCATAGACCAACTCATGACATTTGTTATTGGCAATTGTCATCTTAATGCTTTTCTATATCTAAAGACTTAGTAGAATGAAATGCATTCAAATTGATTTCTCCTGTAGTATATGCCCGCTTGGATTTCTCTTTAAATTTTTGAGCTTGTATTAGTACTGCATTGTCAAgttctttttctcatttttagaGAAAGCAAACCACTAAACCTAGTGGATGTCCAGTTGGTTAAAACATTGTATTATAGTTATTTGATTGGTATTATTTTGTCATTTGACGCTCAGAGTTAGACTTCATTTTGCATTGGACTCGGTTAAGTCAAGCTCGGTCTTTGAGCTTAAGctcgaaattaatttcaaaacgaAGCTTGAAGAGACCACAGCATCTAGGCTCAATTACACCCAATCAAATAGGTAACCCGAGGGGGAAAACACAAGGGGGAGAATCTGGTCCATTGAGAGACTCAGCGTCCGCTCCTTCCGGCGATCGTTAATGTACAGGCGTGTGTTTGTAACGGCGGACGGCACCAACAGCAATGTCCACGTGTATCGCATGGGGACCTGGAGCAATTTCTAACTTTCTACTCCTTGGAGTCGATCAGTCGAACCACACCCGCGCAACCGTTCAACGCGGTGCCGCGCACTTCCCGACCGCCCTCCATTTCCCCACGTGCGCGCTGACGCATCGCGCTACGACGAAGCCAGCCGTTGTCGTGTCCTCACGAAGTCCAGATAACCTATAACTCATCACCTCTCAACCCTTCATCccgatatttaaataatttataaaacaaTCTTATTGGCCGAGTTACTTATTCCAAAATTCTCGAGTGTCCACCAGACCGGATCTCCCTTCCTTAAAAGCAAGCGACGCTCTCCGCCTCCCAGTCCATCGTCTCCTTTTTATTCCAATTTTTGCGGACGGAAGGGGAGGGAGAGTCGGGTGGTTCCGTTATCTTGCCGTAACGGTAATCGCGATGGGGAGCCTCCCGGAGGAGAATAACGCGACGATCGGTGCCCGGCAGCGGCCGCGGTTCCTCTGCCTCCACGGCTTCCGCACCAGCGGCGAGATTATGCGGACGCAGGTGTTGGGCAAGTGGCTGGATCACGTGACCGCCCGCCTCGATCTCTTCTTCGCCGACGCCCCCTTCCCGGCGGAGGGCAAGTCCGACGTTGAGGGAATATTCCCTCCCCCCTATTACGAGTGGTTCCAGTTCGACTCGGTACGCTTACCGCCCACTCTTCCCCCTCCACCCTCCCTTTCTTCCCCTTTCCTCATCTAATTTTGTTTTcgttttcacaaaaaaaaaaaaaaaaaaaaaaaaaggcatttcTGAATTATAGGAACTTCGACGAGTGCCTGGCGTACATCGAGGAGCTGATGATCAAACACGGGCCGTTCGATGGCCTGATGGGCTTCTCTCAGGTAACtaactatttttatatttatatttatttttaaattgctTTTATTTGTCTTTTTTATTGACTGGGGGATTTGGTATGATAGGGGGCGATTCTTTCTGCCGCGTTGCCGGGTCTACAGGCGAGGGTAGGTGGCGAGTCCCGCAGCGAGGGGCTAATGTCTTGGcggattaaatttattttattttattttttattttttcaaataataggGGCTGGCGTTGACGAGGGTACCGAAGGTGAAGTACGTGGTGATAATCGCGGGGGCGAAGTTGCAGTCACCGGTGGTGGCGGAGAAGGCGTACGCGTCCAAGATCGAGTGCCCATCGCTCCACTTTATAGGTATTTCCATAATTTACTCTCTTTGGCAAGGGTAGATGTGGGAATGGGCATTATATTGGAATGGCTGCTTGATTTCGTCCGTTCGATTTATGTCGTTCGATTGGGACCGGACATGGATTCGAACTTAGATTTTGGGTGGTCCTCCGCCATGTGCGCTCACCGTCCGTTTCCTCGCCTTGATGGATCTCG
This genomic window from Elaeis guineensis isolate ETL-2024a chromosome 13, EG11, whole genome shotgun sequence contains:
- the LOC105060575 gene encoding uncharacterized protein yields the protein MGSLPEENNATIGARQRPRFLCLHGFRTSGEIMRTQVLGKWLDHVTARLDLFFADAPFPAEGKSDVEGIFPPPYYEWFQFDSAFLNYRNFDECLAYIEELMIKHGPFDGLMGFSQGAILSAALPGLQARGLALTRVPKVKYVVIIAGAKLQSPVVAEKAYASKIECPSLHFIGEKDFLKTHGERLLASFVDPFVIRHPKGHTVPRLDDKSLATMLDFLQKIENDLSTGTTSDNEHKEDGLMD